TGTGCCATATCCTATATTCCTTGCTTTGTCGGTGGCATCATTGAGGTAAGTGAATGCATCTTTGGCACCTCCATTCTGGCGTATTAATTCTTTCTCAGTTGGCATCTCCGTGGTCAAACAAGGTGGCCCTGGTAGTTGGTAGCCAAATCTCTACATTCAAGCCATCTTACCTTCTCGGTCTCAGTTGGGCTGGAACGACAACAACCGGACACACAAAGAAGCTCTGCCTAATGACTTCTTGTATTGTCGCTGCTTCTGTTGCAAACATGATATCCCCCGAGTTGGTCTTACCTTGAGGCGTTTTTTCGGGAATACAGCACTGACATGATGTATAGGTTCTGGCGATCAAAATACATCCCTCGTTATGTCTTACCTTGGGCCTTAATGACTGCATTCTGGTTGATCTCGCCTGCAATGTGTATCGTCATTCGATTTTACCTAAAACGGGAAAACAAACGCCGAGAGAAGCTCCTCGCCGAAACCGATACGAATTCTGACCAAGACGGAGTAATCCATTTTGGCGGCCAGCTTGTTCACATTGGTGATCGTGACTATGATAAGACCGATCGGGAAAACCTGAAATTTCTGTATCCTCTGTAACTTTAGATCTTGTTTTTCAGAAAGATTAGAAGCTTGGAATTTGTTACACCCACACAATGAAGATGGCATTACGTGAAGCAACTCACTGGTGGGGGAAATATAGGGAAAGAGACTTTCGACTTTGTTGATTGAGCAACTTGTCTATTTAAAAGGGTTGAATTGTTACAAACTAAGATTGCTGGGAAAAAAGGGACGTACTGTTGGCACAGCAGTTTTTTAAAGTCACTATTTCTCATGTCAATGGGCAGTTATTGTTAAACAGCTCTTCGCCTTTTCGTTGTCAAAATTTGCTAGATTTATCTACCTCAATTACAGGTCCACTGCAACCCCCTAAAAGAACGCTATAATGCGACTTCTCTCATTTCGACATCTTAGAACCAGGCTAAAAATCCTAGCACATCCCGCTAATATATACGTACTTCTGAGCGGGCCAAGCATGGCATCGAACACGTGATGCTACGACAATGATGCCttcatgtttttttttcacaagTTCAGACAAGATTGCATTGGCAAAAAGTCAAGTAATGAATGAACTTTTTGTATTTCAATCGGTCATCCAAGAACTGTGGATGTGGCATAGATAAGACAAATGGGATCAAGACAAGATGATGTGCGCCCCTGAGCGCCAGAAGGGTATGTAGCATGATAACGACTCCATATGAGAAAAAGACTAACTTTGGTAGCAGTGCAAGAGCGACTCctaacaaaaaaaagccaattAGTCCCTTTTGTGCAAAGTGAAGACTGTAGGCCATCCTTGTTTAGCAGCAGATCCGTTGCGCAGAGATAGTTCGGACCTTTGTAAAATCTGGATAATCAGAagcgaagaagaaaaggaagaaaaaaggaCTTGGaaatgtgaaaaaaaaaaaacggaaaGTAAATGAGAAAGTAAATGACGTTACATAGAAAAACCCCTTTAACACCAGTCACAGGTATTCAACGGCAAGAGAAGACGGGAAATGTTTTCCGATCGTGAATGTCCAACGGGAATTCAAAAATCCCTTCCAGCGTTGCGATATACCTGTCAGAGTTAGTTTGATTCCGTACATTTGCTACACACACTCACAATGTGCGTCCATCTGCGCCCCAGCCAACTCCAGCAGTAGAATCTGGCTCCTCGGCGCCGCAGCCACTCGTTAAATTTCGATCGGGAAGGTCATTGATGATGTTTCTGATCCAGCGGGGGGAGTGTGTCTGCTCAAACCCGAGAAGCTGTTGGCGATGCCGCTGTTCCCTTTCAAATGAGCGGTTGTGTACCTCATTGGCAATCTGGCGCTGACGCCGAAGTCTTTCAGCAACGACATTCGCACGAATCTCATATGTGGTGAGGCGTGAATTATCATGTCTTCGTTCCGTTCCGGTTTGTAGTCGTTCGATGCGTTGGGGAATGGAGCTTGATTGCCGAGATCGATGGTTCAGACTATGGATGTCTAGGCTTCGATTAGAAGGTTCAATCGCTTCACTTAAAATGCTAGCTTCGTTGTTGGCCGCTTCAGGGTCGGCACCACTCTGAGATATTACTTCTGACCTGGGCGGTGCAAGGTCTGAATGTGAGGTGGAATAACTTAGGGTGATACCCGATTGGCGATCATGGGAGGACATCGCTTCCGAAGATCGGCTCCCTTGAGATACCACCACCGAGCTCTGGCTTCTTGGATTGGACGCAGTGCGACCCAGTTGGCGATCTCGGGAGACATCAGAAGGATCGTAGCGATGCAGGGGTGAAGTAGGACGATTAGAGTGAATGGTACCATCTGTGGAACCCTGATTTTGCGACCAAGCCACTAGTTGAGGTTGATTGCTTGCCCTAGCCGAGCGTTCTGGTCGTTCAGTGAGTCCTTCTTCCAGCCGCGAGGTCCAGCGTGCCGTGTTTAAAAACTCCATAATCAACCTTTCTCTCTCGGTGAGATCTTGAATTAAGGACTCTCGCAGGGACGAACGCTCCGTTTGCTCTCCGTTCCGTCCAATCGAAAAATCTTCGTGGTCGAGTCTCACTCGTGGTGGCGTCTCCAGAAGATCATCTCCCATTGGGTTCCGTTCGAGATTCTCTGTCGAAAAGTCCGTGTACACTTCCTGCAGTTGCGGATCATCGGAATCTAAATGGAGAATTTGCCTGCGCATAAAATGTTGGCGAACGTCGACCACACCGGCTCTGCCATGGGCCTCCAGCCAAACAAGAAGGTCCCACGGCTCGGGCGAAAAAGCCATGCAACGAACGGCACCACCTTCGGCGCATGATCTTGACGCCGAGAATTGACAAAGAACAGCGGAGTCGTCATCGAAATCACCAAAGTTCTTGTAGATGGTCTCGACGTCGATAATTGTGATGATGCCAGATTGGGATCCGATGGCACACAAGCGGCTGGATGGCGAGAAAGCAACGGTGAAGCAGCACGCATCTTCCGCCCGCAGGCCAAGATTCATCTCCAGACGATTGATAAGCTCCCATTCCCACCCCGTGAGCTTCGCACCGAATTCGGTTGTCCCAGAAGATTCCAAATCGCGAGTAATTTCATAAAAGTAGGCGTGATTCTCATCCCCTACTGCTGTGAGCAGTTTAGAGTCAGGGGAAATCGTCGCATAGTTCATACAAGTGGAATGATGAAGGACCTTCAAGACTTTCTCGCGAGTCAGGGAATATACCGTGACTGTCCGATCATTATTGCTAGTTATGAGTTAGCATAGCCAGCACACACCAATTTCCCGGCCAGAGCCCACCTCAGCACCACGACATCTTCATCCGCTAAATCCTCACTGGCACCATAGAAGCGATGGATGGTCACTGAATTGACAATACTCCCACCGAATCGGTGGAGCTCAACTTCGGGGGATGACCTGCTGCTCCGATACCGGGTTGACGCAGATTCGCCACTGAAATCCCCCGATGTCATGCTTGACTGGTCGAGATCGAGGGGGAATGCACTATCTACATCAGCTTGGAAGGGTGCATCGCCATGGATCTGCATTCCGCGATCGCCGATGCGAATGAATGCACATTCGCCATTTTCTGGACCCCCCACTACTATCCAACCATGTCCAGCGACCAGACAGCGCGGCTCAAATGGGATGACCGCTACAGTCTCGCGTTTTTGTCCCGATATGTGTATTGAATACACGATTCTCTCGACGACGACATAAATGCGATCGGGATCCACAGTACTGATGTAGTTGCGAAGCTGTGTGTGACTAAAAGAAAGCTCTCTTTGGTTAGGTTGCGCACGGAAGATAAGCAGATTAATCAACGAACAAGTTAGGGATCTTGAATGGGAAGAAGCGTCGCTTAGTTGGGAGAATGAGAGCCTCGGTTGGGCGATGTCTAAGACAACGTTAGAGGTCATTCTGAAAGTAGGATGCACCAGGCTTACAAGAGAGTCGAATCTGAGGTCATGGTGGATAGAGAGCTAAGCCAGAGATGACATTGTTCAAGCGGGGAAGTTTGGAAGTCAAGAGATTCGGGGGCCCCCGGTTAGATTCCGTCAACAGTTGGGCACCGGACactgtgtttttttttggttcttcTTGACTAAATTTCCTTTTGATAAGTCTGTGCTCTGTAGTGTTCTGAGTCAAACTGCCTAGATGCTTTCATTGGATGACGTAAGGCTTGGGACTGGGACAAAAAGCCGGGGAACTGTAAATTCCAACGAATGCGGTTGGACTGTCACTCCGGAATCGGACTTGGTCATTCATGATGATGCAcccactacggagtacactaATTGCATAATTTCAGATTCTTTTTGTGGAAATTCATTCTTAGACATTGTGGAAGATCCTCTAAATACTCCATAGTGCACAATATTCACCGTGTTGCCACCGGAGTCACTCCTGGTCTCAACGACCTGGTCCATTgttctccccccccccccaaaagtACATGGATTGTTATCAGCCATCTAGATCAAGGCGGACCTTTTGGCTCTATCTTCAATCTTGTCTCGAATTCAGCCAAATTAGCAAAGGGGAGTTTGCCAACCGGATCACACGACACGTTGAGAGTATGACTAGTTCTCCCATTAGAGATACACGATCGTCGCAACTGCTGTGAAGAAGAAATGCTTATTGCGACGGCTCTTTTGCATGGGGTTTGTTGACTTATCACACGAGGTCGTACACAGTAAACCCTCATCAGAACGATACCGGCAATTATGATCAGAATCCGGTGCTTGAATTGAtccgccaaaaaaaaattggtaTATCCAGGGATTTACACGTCCATTCTCAACCAATTGTGACCAACCAAATGTGTAATCCCATAGGtaaatcaggccgctactcctgATGGGTTACAGATCATTGAGACACACAGAACGTCAGACTGTCTTTGGTGGGGTGTATTTATATTAGGTCCTAACATTCGATAGGGACCACAAATATCTAATTGGTTGGTCACGTTCTTTAACTGATGTTAACCAATTAAATGCCCCACCGATCGATCTTAACCGCCTAGAAAGTGGTTCTATGAGAGTAACTACTTAGTGCGCttaaaaaaagacaagaagttGATTAAAAGCAAGGAAAACAAAAGGGCAAAAGCAGAGCCATGTTAGGAGCTTTGGAAGCCTAAATTCGTATGCAAACCAGGAATACAATGATATGCCATTGAAACTGCCATCTTGATGGGCAAACAGACGACTTGCTATATTGCATGAGATACGCAGTCTTGACTTCCATATTTTCTCCTATTGTGCAGTATATCTTAATCCATCAAAATTAAGCTCAAAATCCTTCAACTTACCCCAACTTTACCATAGCTTCTCACACTATGTCCAAATATATAGCCGCACGCACGGCACCACCAAGGCGGTGAGTTCGGTTACCAAGGAGTCCACTGATGGAAGCTCCCTTCCTGATTGGTCAGATCCCGTGATTCTACCAAGTTCGACGGGCCGAAGCTCTCCGTGCAATTTCTATTtcattttccccttcttTTCGATTCCATCTCTCCATTTCCATCTCTTCAATCCCTTCTTCTGTCCTTTATAACTTCACGATTGAGTCGTTGaagtttctctttttctctttttatTAATTAATTTATCACAATGCTTCCTCGCACAATCACCCGCGCAGTAAGCTTTCATGTTTCCCCGATGAAAAATCCACGCGTCACAGGTCACTGACTCAGTGTTTCACAGCTCCCGCGCGCTGCTTTCGCTCGCACTCCTGCCTCCAGACTCCCTTCCTCATTCCGGAGATGGAACTCCACAGAGGGTGGTGAGGAGAAGGTTAAGGGCCAGGTCGTCGGTATTGATCTCGGTAAGTTGCTGCGCGATCCGAACATAAACGTCCAATGATGACAGCattctaattttttttaatacaGGTACTACCAACTCAGCCGTCGCTGTTATGGAGGGCAAGTCCCCTAAGATCATTGAGAACGCCGAAGGTACGTGAGAAATTTTCAACTGGGGACAAGCATTCAGAGCTTGGGATCTCGAACCCACAAGACTTTCGCCTGCAGATCAATGGGTTCGAATGGAATCGAAATTAACTTAATTCTTCATTAGGTGCTCGCACTACCCCCTCCGTTGTTGGATTCGCCCAGGATGGCGAGCGCTTGGTCGGCATTGCCGCTAAGCGTCAGGCTGTCGTCAACCCCGAGAACACTCTGTTTGCTACCAAACGTCTGATCGGTCGCAAGTACACCGATGTCGAGGTTCAGCGTGACATTAAGGAGGTTCCCTACAAGATTGTCCAGCACACCAACGGCGACGCCTGGGTTGAGGCTCGTGGCCAGAAGTACTCTCCTTCCCAGGTTGGTGGGTTCATCCTCAACAAGATGAAGGAGACCGCCGAGGCCTACCTCGGCAAGCCCGTCAAGAACGCCGTCGTTACTGTTCCCGCATACTTCAACGACTCCCAGCGTCAGGCTACCAAGGATGCTGGTCAGATTGCAGGCCTGAACGTTCTCCGTGTTGTAAATGAGCCTACCGCCGCTGCTCTTGCCTACGGTatggagaaggaggctgATCGTGTCGTCGCTGTCTACgatctcggtggtggtaccTTCGATATTTCCGTCCTTGAGATCCAGAAGGGTGTCTTCGAGGTCAAGTCCACCAACGGTGACACTCACCTTGGTGGTGAGGACTTCGATATTCACCTCGTCCGCAACATCGTCAGCGAGTTCAAGAAGGAGACCGGTGTCGACCTTACCGGCGACCGTATGGCCATCCAGCGTATCCGTGAGGCcgccgagaaggccaagaTCGAGCTTTCCTCTTCCCTCCAGACTGAGATCAGTCTTCCCTTTATCACTGCTGGCGCCAACGGTGCCTTGCACATTACCCAGAAGATGACCCGTGCTCAGCTCGAGGCCCTAGTTGACCCCCTCATCAGCCGCACCACTGAGCCCGTCCGCAAGGCCCTGAAGGACGCCAACCTCCAGTCTGGCGACATCCAGGACATCATCCTTGTCGGTGGTATGACCCGCATGCCTAAGGTCACTGAGTCTGTCAAGGCCATCTTCGGCCGCGAGCCCTCAAAGTCCGTCAACCCTGACGAGGCTGTTGCCATTGGTGCCGCTATTCAGGGTGCTGTCCTGGCTGGTGAGGTTACTGACGTTCTCCTGCTCGATGTCACTCCTCTTTCCCTCGGTATTGAGACCCTCGGCGGTGTCTTCACCCGTCTGATCAACCGCAACACTACCATCCCCACCAAGAAGTCCCAGACCTTCTCCACCGCTGCTGACATGCAGACCGCTGTCGAGATCAAGGTCTACCAGGGTGAGCGTGAGCTCGTCCGTGACAACAAGATGCTCGGTAACTTCCAGCTTGTTGGCATTCCTCCCGCTCACCGCGGTGTTCCCCAGATTGAGGTCACTTTCGACATCGACGCTGACTCCATCGTTCACGTCAACGCTAAGGACAAGTCTACCAACAAGGATCAGTCCATCACCATTGCCTCCGGTTCCGGTCTTTCTGACGCCGAGATCCAATCCATGGTCGAGGAGTCGGAGAAGTACGCTGAGACAGATAAGGAGCGCAAGGCTGCCATTGAGGCCGCCAACCGCGCTGACAGCGTCCTGAACGATACTGAGAAGGCCCTCAAGGACTTTGAGGACCGTCTTGACAAGGCCGAAGCCGAGActatcaaggagaagattgcCACTCTCCGCGAGTTTGTTGTCAAGAGCCAGTCTGGCGAGAGCACCACTACTGCTGAGGAGCTCAAGGCCAAGGTCGACGACCTCCAGACTGCTAGCTTGACCCTCTTCGACAAGATGCACAAGGCCAACAacgagcagcagcaacagcagcagcccGGTGCTGAGCAGCAGGGTGAGAACAAGCAGTAAATGTTTTTCCATCCATAACTGCCACACTTGAACCGCAGATGGTTCCTGTATTTCTCTCccaatttcttttcttttcgtttttcCTTTTTTAGTTCAGTGACTCCCTGTTGTTGTTATTTTGGCATCTCCTTTTCCTCGCATTTACGTGTACACATACTTTCAAGGCCCTTTTTTACCCCTTTGCGTTTTCTGGTGTATTGGTGTTGAACGACCACACCCATGTATGATCCTatgttcttttcttttttttcccccttatgTCACTGTTCAGGTCATCCCCTGGAAGTATCATGTCGGGATTGTCTTCAACTGTATCTAATGACATCACGGTAGGGGGGCCACCAAAAAAGGATGTGTGGTAGGCTTTGGTTTTCATGGACATGTGACTATAGAAATCGGACAATTCTCCTCTCGTTTCACAATTACATTCTTCTAATTCCTTGCTGGTAGGATCTAGCCGTGTCAACGTTGTCAAACAACGTGGACGACTACATCTGTGACTTTCACCTCTCTGTGCACAGTTGGAACATTTGCTGCCTCGTGGATGTACATGTAATTGCTTTCAGCTTGTTAATTTCCATTTCCACACACGGATTtgcatgtacaacatagaggcTTAATACCAACCAATCCAGACTTCATAAGCACAGAGGCTACCAACACACTGCTCGAATCTCACTG
Above is a genomic segment from Penicillium digitatum chromosome 3, complete sequence containing:
- a CDS encoding WD40/YVTN repeat-like-containing domain, coding for MTSDSTLLHRPTEALILPTKRRFFPFKIPNFHTQLRNYISTVDPDRIYVVVERIVYSIHISGQKRETVAVIPFEPRCLVAGHGWIVVGGPENGECAFIRIGDRGMQIHGDAPFQADVDSAFPLDLDQSSMTSGDFSGESASTRYRSSRSSPEVELHRFGGSIVNSVTIHRFYGASEDLADEDVVVLSNNDRTVTVYSLTREKVLKVLHHSTCMNYATISPDSKLLTAVGDENHAYFYEITRDLESSGTTEFGAKLTGWEWELINRLEMNLGLRAEDACCFTVAFSPSSRLCAIGSQSGIITIIDVETIYKNFGDFDDDSAVLCQFSASRSCAEGGAVRCMAFSPEPWDLLVWLEAHGRAGVVDVRQHFMRRQILHLDSDDPQLQEVYTDFSTENLERNPMGDDLLETPPRVRLDHEDFSIGRNGEQTERSSLRESLIQDLTERERLIMEFLNTARWTSRLEEGLTERPERSARASNQPQLVAWSQNQGSTDGTIHSNRPTSPLHRYDPSDVSRDRQLGRTASNPRSQSSVVVSQGSRSSEAMSSHDRQSGITLSYSTSHSDLAPPRSEVISQSGADPEAANNEASILSEAIEPSNRSLDIHSLNHRSRQSSSIPQRIERLQTGTERRHDNSRLTTYEIRANVVAERLRRQRQIANETHSPRWIRNIINDLPDRNLTSGCGAEEPDSTAGVGWGADGRTLYIATLEGIFEFPLDIHDRKTFPVFSCR
- a CDS encoding Mitochondrial Hsp70 chaperone (Ssc70), putative; translation: MLPRTITRALPRAAFARTPASRLPSSFRRWNSTEGGEEKVKGQVVGIDLGTTNSAVAVMEGKSPKIIENAEGARTTPSVVGFAQDGERLVGIAAKRQAVVNPENTLFATKRLIGRKYTDVEVQRDIKEVPYKIVQHTNGDAWVEARGQKYSPSQVGGFILNKMKETAEAYLGKPVKNAVVTVPAYFNDSQRQATKDAGQIAGLNVLRVVNEPTAAALAYGMEKEADRVVAVYDLGGGTFDISVLEIQKGVFEVKSTNGDTHLGGEDFDIHLVRNIVSEFKKETGVDLTGDRMAIQRIREAAEKAKIELSSSLQTEISLPFITAGANGALHITQKMTRAQLEALVDPLISRTTEPVRKALKDANLQSGDIQDIILVGGMTRMPKVTESVKAIFGREPSKSVNPDEAVAIGAAIQGAVLAGEVTDVLLLDVTPLSLGIETLGGVFTRLINRNTTIPTKKSQTFSTAADMQTAVEIKVYQGERELVRDNKMLGNFQLVGIPPAHRGVPQIEVTFDIDADSIVHVNAKDKSTNKDQSITIASGSGLSDAEIQSMVEESEKYAETDKERKAAIEAANRADSVLNDTEKALKDFEDRLDKAEAETIKEKIATLREFVVKSQSGESTTTAEELKAKVDDLQTASLTLFDKMHKANNEQQQQQQPGAEQQGENKQ